The following coding sequences lie in one Fusobacterium simiae genomic window:
- the pckA gene encoding phosphoenolpyruvate carboxykinase (ATP): MKMYGLEKLGINNVTAVHYNLSPAQLVEKALENKEGILSDTGAFVISTGKYTGRAPEDKFFVDTPGVHKYIDWSRNKPIEKEKFDAIFGKLISYLQNREIFIFDGRAGADLEHTRRFRVINELASQNLFIHQLLIRTEEEYSENNNIDFTIISAPNFHCIPEIDGVNSEAAIIIDFESKLAIICATKYSGEIKKSVFSIMNYIMPHENILPMHCSANMDPVTHETAIFFGLSGTGKTTLSADPNRKLIGDDEHGWCDKGIFNFEGGCYAKCINLKEESEPEIYNAIKFGSLVENVVVDPNTRKINYEDASITPNTRVGYPIHYIPNAELSGVGGIPKVVIFLTADSFGVLPPISRLSQEAAMYHFVTGFTAKLAGTELGVKEPVPTFSTCFGEPFMPMDPSVYAKMLGERLEKHNTKVYLINTGWSGGAYGVGSRINLKYTRAMVTAVLNGYFDNAEYKHDEIFNLDIPQSCPGVPSEIMNPIDTWEDKDKYIVAAKKLANLFYNNFKEKYPNMPANITNAGPKYND, translated from the coding sequence ATGAAAATGTATGGACTTGAAAAATTGGGAATTAATAATGTAACAGCAGTGCACTATAATTTGAGCCCTGCACAACTTGTAGAAAAAGCTTTAGAAAACAAAGAAGGAATATTAAGCGACACTGGTGCCTTTGTTATATCAACTGGTAAATATACTGGACGTGCTCCAGAGGATAAATTTTTTGTAGATACTCCTGGAGTTCATAAATATATTGACTGGAGTAGAAATAAACCTATTGAAAAAGAAAAATTTGATGCAATTTTTGGAAAGTTAATTTCTTATTTGCAAAATCGTGAGATTTTTATTTTTGATGGAAGAGCAGGAGCTGATTTAGAACATACAAGAAGATTTCGTGTTATCAATGAATTAGCTAGTCAAAATTTATTTATTCATCAATTATTAATTAGAACTGAAGAAGAGTATTCTGAAAATAATAATATTGATTTTACAATTATTTCTGCACCTAATTTCCACTGTATACCTGAAATAGATGGAGTAAATTCAGAAGCTGCTATAATAATTGATTTTGAAAGTAAGTTGGCTATTATTTGTGCAACAAAATACTCAGGAGAAATTAAGAAAAGTGTATTTTCTATAATGAACTATATTATGCCTCATGAAAATATATTACCTATGCACTGTTCAGCAAATATGGATCCAGTAACTCATGAAACTGCAATTTTCTTTGGATTATCTGGAACAGGAAAAACTACTTTATCAGCAGATCCAAATCGTAAATTGATTGGTGATGATGAACATGGCTGGTGTGATAAAGGTATATTTAACTTTGAAGGTGGATGTTATGCAAAATGTATAAATTTAAAAGAAGAAAGTGAACCTGAAATCTATAATGCTATTAAATTTGGTAGTTTAGTAGAAAATGTTGTTGTAGATCCAAACACAAGAAAAATTAATTATGAAGATGCAAGTATAACACCAAACACAAGAGTAGGCTATCCTATACATTATATCCCTAATGCAGAGTTATCAGGAGTTGGTGGAATACCAAAAGTTGTTATATTTTTAACAGCAGACTCTTTTGGAGTATTACCCCCAATTTCAAGATTGAGCCAAGAAGCTGCAATGTACCACTTTGTAACTGGTTTCACTGCAAAATTGGCAGGAACTGAATTAGGTGTAAAAGAACCTGTACCTACATTCTCAACATGCTTTGGAGAACCATTTATGCCAATGGATCCAAGTGTATATGCTAAAATGCTTGGAGAAAGACTAGAAAAACATAATACAAAAGTTTATTTAATCAACACTGGCTGGTCAGGTGGAGCTTATGGAGTAGGAAGTAGAATAAATTTAAAATATACTCGTGCTATGGTAACAGCTGTATTAAATGGATATTTTGACAATGCTGAATACAAACATGATGAAATATTTAATTTAGATATTCCTCAATCTTGCCCAGGTGTTCCTAGTGAAATAATGAATCCAATAGATACTTGGGAAGATAAAGATAAGTATATAGTAGCGGCTAAAAAATTAGCTAATCTATTTTATAATAATTTTAAAGAAAAATATCCAAATATGCCAGCAAATATTACAAATGCTGGTCCTAAATATAATGATTAA
- a CDS encoding AMP-binding protein, which produces MKIVTDKNKIALYYKDTAVTYKEFILNTKKIKQSTKIKGFTNNMIYMENRPELLYSFFAIWDSRATSVCIDASSTAEELTYYIDNSDVAKIFTSKMQVEKVKEALNILNKQIEVIIVDEIDLNNIEIDENLEENLVINSPEKEDIALILYTSGTTGKPKGVMLTFDNIWANVGSLDVYKMYEESDIFLALLPMHHILPLLGTGIMPLLYSATIVFLDDISSVALINAMKKYKVTMMIGVPKLWEVMHKKIMDTINSKKITKFIFKLAKKINSLSFSRIIFKKVSEGFGGHIKFFVSGGSKLNPQITKDFYTLGIKICEGYGMTETSPIISYTPKNNIVPDSAGKIIKDVEVKIADDNEIIVKGRNVMKGYYKNPEATAEIIDKDGWLHTGDLGKLENGYLYVTGRKKEMIVLSNGKNINPIEIESKISSMTNLISEIVVTEYNSILTAVIHPDLEKVKEEKVDNIYEDLKWEVVDKYNQKAPDYKKILDVKIINEDFPKTKIGKIKRFMIADMLEGKIEKQERKPEPDFEEYNKIKKYLVDIKGKDVYFDSHIEIDLGMDSLDMVEFQYFLDLNFGIKEENLISKYPTLLKLANYVKDNRNQEKIGNLDWKEIINKDTDAKLPSSSFVAVIFKFLFSILFNTFFRVKVKGDEKIEKYKPTIFVANHQSFLDGFLFNYSVPLKVLRKTYFLATVTHFKSSFMKFLANSANVVLVDMNKDIAEVMQILAKLLKENKNIAIYPEGLRTRDGKMNKFKKSFAIIAKELNVDIQPYVISGAYELFPAGKKFPKPGKITVEFLDKIKVENLTYDEIIDKSYTVINEKLKLYKEN; this is translated from the coding sequence ATGAAAATTGTAACTGATAAAAACAAAATAGCTTTATACTATAAAGATACAGCTGTTACTTATAAAGAATTTATCTTAAATACAAAAAAAATAAAACAATCTACAAAAATTAAAGGGTTTACAAACAATATGATATATATGGAAAATAGACCAGAATTATTATATAGTTTCTTTGCAATTTGGGATAGTAGAGCGACCTCTGTTTGTATAGATGCTTCAAGTACAGCAGAGGAATTAACATATTATATTGATAATTCAGATGTTGCTAAAATATTTACTTCTAAAATGCAAGTTGAAAAAGTAAAAGAAGCCTTAAATATTTTAAATAAGCAAATTGAAGTTATTATTGTAGATGAGATAGATTTGAATAATATTGAAATTGATGAAAACTTAGAAGAAAATTTAGTGATTAATTCACCTGAAAAAGAAGATATTGCTTTAATTTTATATACTTCAGGTACAACCGGAAAACCTAAGGGAGTTATGCTAACATTTGATAATATTTGGGCAAATGTTGGCTCACTTGATGTATATAAAATGTATGAAGAAAGTGATATATTTCTTGCATTATTACCAATGCACCATATATTACCTCTTTTAGGAACAGGGATTATGCCTCTTTTGTATTCAGCAACAATAGTATTTCTTGATGATATTTCTTCTGTTGCACTTATTAATGCAATGAAAAAATATAAGGTTACTATGATGATAGGTGTTCCTAAACTCTGGGAAGTAATGCATAAAAAAATTATGGATACAATAAATTCTAAAAAAATAACAAAATTTATTTTTAAACTTGCAAAAAAAATAAATTCTTTAAGTTTTAGTAGAATAATATTTAAGAAAGTAAGTGAAGGTTTTGGAGGACATATAAAATTTTTTGTATCAGGAGGGTCTAAATTAAATCCACAAATTACAAAAGACTTTTATACTCTTGGAATAAAAATTTGTGAAGGATATGGAATGACAGAAACTTCGCCAATAATTTCATATACTCCAAAAAATAATATAGTTCCTGATTCAGCAGGAAAAATCATAAAAGATGTAGAAGTAAAAATTGCTGATGACAATGAAATAATTGTAAAAGGTAGAAACGTAATGAAAGGCTATTATAAAAATCCTGAGGCAACTGCTGAAATAATTGATAAAGATGGTTGGTTGCATACTGGAGATCTAGGAAAATTAGAAAATGGCTATCTATATGTAACAGGTAGAAAAAAAGAAATGATAGTTTTATCTAATGGTAAAAATATAAATCCTATTGAAATTGAATCAAAAATTTCTTCTATGACTAATTTGATTTCTGAAATAGTTGTTACAGAATATAATTCTATTTTAACAGCAGTTATACATCCAGACCTTGAAAAGGTAAAAGAAGAAAAAGTTGATAATATCTATGAAGATTTAAAATGGGAAGTGGTTGATAAATACAATCAAAAAGCTCCTGATTATAAAAAGATATTAGATGTTAAAATTATAAATGAAGATTTTCCAAAAACGAAAATTGGTAAAATTAAAAGATTTATGATAGCAGATATGTTAGAAGGGAAAATTGAAAAACAAGAGAGGAAACCTGAACCAGATTTTGAAGAATACAACAAAATTAAAAAATATCTTGTTGATATTAAAGGGAAAGATGTATATTTTGATTCACATATAGAAATAGATTTGGGAATGGATTCTCTTGATATGGTTGAATTTCAGTATTTCTTAGATTTAAACTTTGGTATTAAGGAAGAAAATTTAATTTCTAAATATCCTACTCTTTTAAAACTTGCTAACTATGTCAAAGATAACAGAAATCAAGAAAAAATTGGAAATCTTGACTGGAAAGAAATTATAAATAAAGATACTGATGCAAAATTACCAAGTTCAAGTTTTGTTGCAGTAATTTTTAAATTTTTATTTTCTATTCTTTTTAATACTTTCTTTAGAGTTAAAGTAAAAGGAGATGAAAAAATTGAAAAATATAAACCTACTATCTTTGTTGCAAATCACCAAAGTTTCTTAGATGGTTTCTTATTTAATTATTCTGTTCCTTTAAAAGTTTTGAGAAAAACTTATTTTTTAGCAACAGTAACACATTTTAAAAGCTCTTTTATGAAATTTTTAGCAAACTCTGCAAATGTAGTATTAGTAGATATGAATAAAGATATAGCTGAAGTAATGCAGATATTAGCTAAACTTTTAAAAGAAAATAAAAATATTGCTATCTATCCAGAAGGTTTAAGAACAAGAGATGGAAAAATGAATAAATTTAAAAAATCTTTTGCTATCATTGCAAAGGAATTAAATGTGGACATTCAGCCTTATGTTATCAGTGGTGCTTATGAATTGTTTCCAGCTGGTAAAAAATTTCCTAAACCTGGAAAAATTACTGTTGAATTTTTAGATAAAATAAAAGTTGAAAATTTAACTTATGATGAGATTATTGATAAATCTTACACAGTTATTAATGAAAAATTAAAGTTATATAAAGAAAATTAG
- a CDS encoding DUF1846 domain-containing protein, which yields MKIGFDHEKYLEEQSKYILERVNNHDKLYIEFGGKLLGDLHAKRVLPGFDENAKIKVLNKLKDKIEVIICVYAGDIERNKIRGDFGITYDMDVFRLIDDLRENDLKVNSVVITRYEDRPSTDLFITRLERRGIKVYKHFATKGYPSDVDTIVSDEGYGKNAYIETTKPIVVVTAPGPGSGKLATCLSQLYHEYKRGKDVGYSKFETFPVWNVPLKHPLNIAYEAATVDLNDVNMIDPFHLEEYGEIAVNYNRDIEAFPLLKRIIEKITGKKSIYQSPTDMGVNRVGFGIIDDEVVRKASEQEIIRRYFKTGCDYKKGNTDLETFKRAEFIMHSLGLKEEDRKVVTFARKKLEILNEEKNDKQKTPSAIAFEMPDGKIITGKKSSLMDAPSAAILNSLKYLSNFDDELLLISPTILEPIIKLKEKKLKNKHIPLDCEEILIALSITAATNPMAEAALSKLSQLEGVQAHSTHILGRNDEQSLRKLGIDVTSDQVFPTENLYYNQ from the coding sequence ATGAAAATAGGTTTTGACCATGAAAAATATTTAGAAGAACAATCTAAATACATACTTGAAAGAGTTAATAACCATGACAAATTATATATTGAATTTGGTGGAAAACTTTTAGGAGATTTACATGCTAAAAGAGTTTTACCTGGATTTGATGAAAATGCAAAAATTAAAGTTTTAAATAAACTTAAGGATAAAATAGAAGTTATAATCTGTGTATATGCAGGAGATATAGAAAGAAATAAAATCAGAGGTGATTTTGGTATCACTTATGATATGGATGTTTTTAGACTCATTGATGATTTAAGAGAAAATGATTTGAAAGTTAATAGTGTTGTTATCACAAGATATGAAGATAGACCTTCAACTGACCTTTTCATAACAAGACTAGAAAGAAGAGGAATAAAAGTATACAAACATTTTGCCACAAAAGGTTATCCCAGTGATGTTGATACAATAGTCAGTGATGAAGGTTATGGAAAAAATGCCTATATAGAAACAACAAAACCAATAGTTGTTGTAACTGCTCCAGGTCCAGGAAGTGGAAAACTTGCAACTTGTTTAAGTCAACTTTACCATGAATACAAAAGAGGAAAAGATGTTGGATATTCTAAGTTTGAAACTTTTCCAGTTTGGAATGTACCTTTGAAACACCCTTTAAATATTGCTTATGAAGCAGCAACTGTTGACTTAAATGATGTCAATATGATAGATCCTTTTCATTTAGAAGAATATGGAGAAATTGCAGTAAACTATAATAGAGATATTGAAGCTTTTCCATTACTAAAAAGAATAATTGAAAAAATAACTGGAAAAAAATCAATTTATCAATCTCCAACTGATATGGGAGTTAACAGAGTTGGCTTTGGTATAATTGATGATGAAGTTGTTAGAAAGGCTTCTGAACAAGAGATAATAAGAAGATATTTTAAAACAGGTTGTGATTATAAAAAAGGAAATACTGATTTAGAAACATTTAAAAGAGCAGAATTTATAATGCACAGTTTAGGTTTAAAAGAAGAAGATAGAAAGGTTGTAACCTTTGCAAGAAAAAAATTAGAAATTTTAAATGAGGAAAAAAATGATAAACAAAAAACTCCTTCTGCTATTGCATTTGAAATGCCTGATGGAAAAATAATAACAGGTAAGAAATCTTCTTTGATGGATGCTCCTTCAGCAGCCATATTAAATTCATTAAAATATCTTTCTAATTTTGATGATGAATTATTACTAATTTCACCAACAATTTTAGAACCAATTATAAAATTAAAAGAAAAAAAATTAAAAAATAAACATATTCCTCTTGATTGTGAAGAAATATTAATTGCTTTAAGTATTACAGCAGCAACTAATCCTATGGCAGAAGCTGCCTTATCTAAACTTTCACAATTAGAAGGAGTTCAAGCTCACTCAACTCATATTTTAGGAAGAAATGATGAGCAATCTTTAAGAAAGCTAGGAATTGATGTCACATCAGACCAAGTTTTTCCAACTGAAAATTTATACTATAATCAGTGA